The Aggregicoccus sp. 17bor-14 genome includes a region encoding these proteins:
- a CDS encoding diguanylate cyclase, with product MPVNAVRASAGPGAPGGGAGPAQGGSEGAERGERLRPGSGANRPLILIVEDDEASRESLAELLETHYEVLTAADGDAGLAVARDRLPDLILLDRFLPHGDGLSILEALQRDRRTERVPIILLTADEDEATLERGLELGAVDFLHKPANARELLARIQRALRQSAQKQQLHELAQTDALTGLANFRALELRLEEEFKRARRYQYPLAVVVIDLDHLKAINDGMGHDVGNRAIFALAGHLRSNLREVDFAARFGGDEFVALLPHQTAAEAAVFAERVRAGLRAVGVQRDDGRPAPFGLSISVGIADHSATHPRESVAELMRAADAALYVAKRAGRDQVVVDGVAVGGSPDSARH from the coding sequence ATGCCGGTCAACGCGGTTCGCGCGTCCGCGGGCCCTGGCGCGCCCGGTGGCGGTGCGGGTCCGGCACAGGGGGGCAGCGAGGGCGCAGAGCGCGGCGAGCGGCTGCGGCCGGGCAGCGGCGCGAACCGGCCGCTCATCCTGATCGTCGAGGACGACGAGGCGAGTCGCGAGAGCCTCGCGGAGCTGCTGGAGACGCACTACGAGGTGCTCACCGCGGCGGACGGCGACGCAGGGCTCGCCGTCGCGCGCGACCGGCTGCCGGACCTCATCCTGCTGGATCGCTTCCTGCCGCACGGTGACGGGCTCTCCATCCTCGAGGCGCTGCAGCGCGACCGGCGTACGGAGCGGGTGCCGATCATCCTGCTCACCGCGGACGAGGACGAGGCCACGCTGGAGCGGGGGCTGGAGCTGGGCGCGGTGGACTTCCTGCACAAGCCGGCCAACGCCCGAGAGCTGCTCGCGCGCATCCAGCGCGCCCTGCGCCAGAGCGCGCAGAAGCAGCAGCTGCACGAGCTCGCGCAGACGGACGCGCTCACGGGGCTCGCCAACTTCCGCGCGCTCGAGCTGCGGCTCGAGGAGGAGTTCAAGCGGGCGCGCCGCTACCAGTACCCGCTCGCCGTGGTGGTCATCGACCTGGATCACCTCAAGGCGATCAACGACGGCATGGGCCACGACGTGGGCAACCGCGCCATCTTCGCGCTCGCGGGCCACCTGCGCAGCAACCTGCGCGAGGTGGACTTCGCGGCGCGCTTCGGCGGGGACGAGTTCGTGGCGCTGCTGCCGCACCAGACGGCCGCGGAGGCCGCGGTGTTCGCCGAGCGCGTGCGCGCGGGGCTGCGGGCGGTGGGCGTGCAGCGCGACGACGGGCGCCCTGCCCCCTTCGGGCTGAGCATCAGCGTGGGCATCGCGGACCACTCCGCGACCCACCCGCGCGAGAGCGTGGCGGAGCTGATGCGCGCGGCGGATGCGGCGCTCTACGTGGCCAAGCGCGCGGGCAGGGATCAGGTGGTGGTGGACGGCGTCGCCGTGGGCGGGTCTCCGGACTCCGCGCGGCACTAG
- a CDS encoding M48 family metallopeptidase codes for MYNLLIALAAGVAVTLLVKLAGFSVWAGLVPGVIVFLATYVVLARRVSLKVQALMTSVQTELQGQPSSQRDLQQRIDRAVKTLETGLVWDKWQFLVGPEIHAQIGMLRYMAKDLAGAQPHLAKANPRNYMAKALEGALHYQRKDLPAMKASFEAAAKAGKKESIVWAAYAWCLLQLKDKDQALAVLARGAEANPADEKLKSSLTQLQNDKRLKMKPYEPLWWQFGLEAPPPQMMGGGGGGRRVQFTRR; via the coding sequence ATGTACAACCTCCTCATCGCCCTGGCTGCGGGCGTGGCCGTGACCCTGCTGGTGAAGCTCGCGGGCTTCTCCGTCTGGGCGGGCCTCGTCCCCGGCGTGATCGTCTTCCTCGCCACCTACGTCGTCCTCGCGCGCCGCGTGTCGCTCAAGGTGCAGGCCCTGATGACGTCCGTGCAGACGGAGCTGCAGGGGCAACCCTCGAGCCAGCGCGACCTGCAGCAGCGCATCGACCGGGCGGTGAAGACGCTGGAGACCGGCCTCGTCTGGGACAAGTGGCAGTTCCTGGTGGGCCCGGAGATCCACGCGCAGATCGGCATGCTGCGCTACATGGCCAAGGATCTCGCCGGCGCCCAGCCGCACCTGGCCAAGGCCAACCCTCGCAACTACATGGCCAAGGCGCTCGAGGGGGCGCTGCACTACCAGCGCAAGGACCTGCCCGCGATGAAGGCCTCCTTCGAGGCGGCCGCGAAGGCCGGCAAGAAGGAGAGCATCGTCTGGGCGGCGTACGCCTGGTGCCTGCTGCAGCTCAAGGACAAGGATCAGGCGCTCGCCGTGCTCGCACGCGGCGCGGAGGCCAACCCCGCGGACGAGAAGCTCAAGAGCAGCCTCACCCAGCTGCAGAACGACAAGCGGCTCAAGATGAAGCCCTACGAGCCCCTGTGGTGGCAGTTCGGCCTCGAGGCCCCGCCCCCCCAGATGATGGGCGGCGGCGGTGGCGGCCGGCGGGTGCAGTTCACCCGGCGCTGA
- a CDS encoding response regulator: MKVLLVEDDAGVREGLSELVSEQATVHDVGSVPEALAALRAGVYDLVLTDLRIGGDRLGGRTILEAARGCLVPVAIMSASVPEEVERTLAPLHPDAQLTKPFQLEDVFGLVERFLALRTRAQQAGEATPAASGWEPHGAQAQRLREPHATWLRLAPGARLPWPTEGHACGVLVVEGELELNGQRRGAAQYFYVSADGGCEAATREGCLAVSLPLAR, encoded by the coding sequence ATGAAGGTGCTGCTGGTCGAGGACGACGCCGGCGTGCGAGAGGGGCTCAGCGAGCTCGTCTCGGAGCAGGCGACCGTGCACGACGTGGGCAGCGTCCCCGAGGCGCTCGCCGCCCTGCGCGCCGGGGTCTACGACCTGGTCCTCACCGACCTGCGCATCGGCGGAGATCGGCTCGGCGGCCGCACCATCCTCGAGGCCGCCCGCGGCTGCCTCGTCCCGGTGGCGATCATGAGCGCCTCGGTGCCCGAGGAGGTGGAGCGCACGCTCGCCCCGCTGCACCCGGACGCGCAGCTCACCAAGCCCTTCCAGCTCGAGGACGTATTCGGCCTCGTGGAGCGCTTCCTCGCGCTGCGCACGCGCGCCCAGCAGGCAGGCGAGGCGACCCCGGCGGCCAGCGGCTGGGAGCCCCACGGCGCGCAGGCGCAGCGGCTGCGCGAGCCGCACGCCACGTGGCTGCGGCTTGCGCCCGGAGCGCGCCTGCCCTGGCCCACCGAGGGCCACGCCTGCGGGGTGCTGGTGGTGGAGGGCGAGCTCGAGCTCAACGGCCAGCGCCGCGGGGCGGCCCAATACTTCTATGTGTCCGCCGACGGCGGCTGCGAGGCGGCCACGCGCGAGGGCTGTCTCGCGGTGTCCCTCCCGCTCGCCCGCTGA